A window of Verrucomicrobiia bacterium contains these coding sequences:
- the fabG gene encoding 3-oxoacyl-[acyl-carrier-protein] reductase translates to MRLAGKTAIVTGAGRGIGAAIAKIFAQEGADVACVSRTLANAEKSADEIRALGRKAIAYGVDIANLAESEAVIEKILKDFPKVDILVNNAGVTRDKLLMRMSEEDWDTVLNTNLKGAFYWTRAISQVMAKQRSGRLIHISSVIALRGNAGQANYAASKAGLIGFSKSVAREFAGRSITCNVIAPGFIVSDMTDALPEGIRNKIKETIPLGFFGEPKDIAEAALYLASEAGRYVTGQVLTVDGGMVM, encoded by the coding sequence ATGAGATTAGCAGGAAAGACAGCGATTGTAACCGGAGCGGGACGAGGTATTGGCGCGGCGATTGCGAAAATTTTTGCTCAAGAAGGGGCAGATGTCGCTTGTGTGAGTCGCACGTTGGCCAATGCTGAAAAATCGGCGGATGAAATTCGCGCTCTAGGACGCAAAGCGATTGCTTATGGGGTGGATATTGCAAATCTGGCGGAGTCGGAAGCGGTGATTGAAAAGATTCTTAAAGATTTTCCTAAGGTGGATATTTTGGTTAATAATGCAGGAGTTACACGAGATAAGCTTTTGATGCGAATGAGTGAGGAGGATTGGGACACCGTGCTTAATACTAATCTTAAAGGCGCTTTTTATTGGACCCGCGCGATTAGTCAGGTTATGGCAAAGCAACGTTCCGGTCGATTGATTCATATTTCATCCGTGATTGCTTTGCGAGGAAATGCTGGGCAGGCAAATTACGCCGCATCCAAAGCGGGTTTGATTGGTTTTTCGAAATCGGTGGCTCGCGAATTTGCGGGACGCAGCATTACGTGTAATGTAATTGCGCCTGGCTTTATTGTGAGCGATATGACAGATGCCTTACCCGAAGGGATTCGCAATAAAATTAAGGAAACCATTCCGCTTGGATTTTTCGGAGAGCCAAAAGACATCGCAGAAGCGGCGCTTTATTTGGCTTCCGAAGCAGGTCGATATGTGACGGGCCAGGTGTTAACGGTGGATGGTGGCATGGTGATGTAA
- a CDS encoding MBL fold metallo-hydrolase produces the protein MKLSFLGTASGHPSSSRQHTAVLVKSELGTLLLDCGAEVNRFLKQQGLSADIVDGVWLSHAHSDHVGNFSHWIQALWLQKRKRELAIYASSGLVKILKKELENRLLFSELLGFSLQWHEIVEGEILACRSLRLKGFATTHLDRLRERFLRDYPEVCFDCYGVTFESEGKRLAYSADMAKPEDLEKIWSQPVDGLICEMAHFSPESLFEYLAAKPLKKVWLIHHGDNWAEQEDQLQDLAQKSRLTAEVKLAREGQSVTI, from the coding sequence ATGAAACTCAGCTTTTTAGGCACAGCTTCTGGACATCCTTCTTCTTCCCGCCAGCATACTGCGGTGTTGGTTAAGAGCGAGTTGGGCACGTTGCTTTTGGATTGTGGCGCTGAAGTGAATCGGTTTTTGAAACAACAAGGATTATCTGCAGATATTGTGGATGGAGTATGGTTGAGTCATGCACATAGTGATCATGTGGGCAATTTCAGTCATTGGATTCAAGCGCTTTGGTTGCAAAAACGTAAACGCGAACTCGCCATTTATGCGTCATCTGGGTTGGTAAAGATTTTGAAAAAAGAATTGGAAAATCGTTTATTATTTTCTGAATTATTGGGCTTTTCTTTGCAATGGCATGAGATTGTAGAAGGAGAAATTTTAGCCTGTCGATCATTGCGATTAAAAGGTTTTGCTACCACCCATCTGGATCGATTGCGCGAAAGATTTTTACGAGATTATCCTGAGGTTTGTTTTGATTGTTATGGCGTTACTTTTGAGAGTGAAGGGAAGCGACTGGCTTATTCCGCGGATATGGCTAAACCCGAAGATTTGGAAAAAATTTGGAGTCAACCGGTGGATGGATTGATTTGTGAGATGGCCCATTTTTCACCTGAGTCTTTGTTCGAATATTTAGCTGCCAAGCCTCTTAAAAAAGTGTGGTTGATTCATCATGGCGATAATTGGGCTGAACAAGAAGATCAGTTGCAAGATTTAGCCCAAAAAAGTCGATTAACTGCTGAAGTGAAACTTGCTCGGGAGGGGCAGAGTGTTACTATTTAA
- a CDS encoding ABC-F family ATP-binding cassette domain-containing protein, translated as MLTLSQVSKSFGARTLFEEVSLTVNDGDRFALVGANGAGKSTLFSIILQNQEPDSGSVILDRDANLGYLPQETAVATDETVLELATAITPEHGRLRRILNEGDRTGQTDTEVYHDAQGAYAEIGGFQLDPKAKRILKGLAFRESDFNRLARTMSGGWVMRAHLARLLVMEPSLLMLDEPTNHLDLESLGWFQNYLQTYPGAILMISHDRAFINALVDGILELRNRKLNKYRGNYDDYLTERAAREAQQLAAYKNQQDEIQRLQEFADRFRAKASKASQAQSKLKQIERMEKIEAPESADRRVKIKFPQPTRSGQHVITLENIHFAYDDLKVYQGIHFEAERGQRTVFVGPNGAGKSTLLKILGGQLTPQQGTRKLGHNTHVGYFSQNRVEMLNPKKTVLEEVMSIPHPVPEVQARTVLGSFLFSGDDVYKKTSVLSGGEKSRLALVKLLLNPPNLLLMDEPTTHLDMSSIDALIDALHQFQGTLLFISHDVHFIRSIAKTVLHISAGVPTFYTGNYDYFLEKTNAISERHALVAGERLSDERPSEALEETRPKTSIFKTKEQKRQEAQERQARATKKKKAQADFTRLEQEIAQHEIRQKEITALLEKSETYADKNEFMKLNRELVAITEKLETLHQQWNEAVAFNAQFEP; from the coding sequence ATGCTCACGCTTTCTCAAGTTTCTAAGTCTTTTGGCGCGCGCACTCTGTTTGAAGAGGTTTCTTTGACAGTAAATGATGGGGATCGCTTTGCGTTAGTGGGCGCAAATGGCGCTGGGAAATCCACACTTTTTTCTATTATTCTACAAAATCAAGAGCCTGACTCGGGGTCCGTTATTTTAGATCGTGATGCTAATTTGGGTTACCTTCCGCAAGAAACTGCAGTGGCGACGGATGAAACGGTTTTAGAACTCGCCACGGCTATTACACCAGAGCATGGCCGTTTGCGGAGAATTTTAAATGAAGGCGATCGCACGGGACAGACTGACACAGAGGTGTATCATGATGCACAGGGTGCTTACGCCGAAATAGGCGGATTTCAACTAGATCCTAAAGCTAAACGTATTTTGAAAGGCTTGGCCTTTCGGGAGAGTGATTTTAATCGGCTTGCGCGCACAATGAGCGGAGGGTGGGTGATGAGGGCGCATTTGGCTCGTTTATTAGTGATGGAACCAAGTTTGCTTATGCTCGATGAACCAACTAACCATCTCGATCTTGAATCGCTCGGTTGGTTTCAAAACTATCTTCAAACTTATCCCGGCGCTATTCTTATGATTTCGCATGATCGCGCTTTTATTAATGCTTTGGTGGATGGCATTCTTGAACTGCGAAATCGCAAACTAAATAAATATCGCGGGAACTACGACGATTACTTAACCGAACGCGCCGCGCGCGAAGCCCAACAGCTAGCGGCTTATAAAAATCAACAAGACGAAATTCAGCGTTTACAAGAATTTGCCGATCGGTTTCGCGCTAAAGCCAGCAAAGCCTCTCAAGCTCAAAGCAAACTCAAACAAATTGAGCGGATGGAAAAAATTGAAGCACCTGAATCAGCCGATAGACGCGTCAAAATCAAATTTCCACAGCCTACACGTAGTGGTCAACATGTTATTACTTTGGAAAATATTCATTTTGCTTACGATGATTTAAAAGTTTATCAAGGCATTCATTTTGAGGCGGAACGCGGTCAACGCACTGTATTTGTCGGTCCAAATGGAGCAGGCAAATCGACTTTACTCAAAATTTTAGGTGGTCAACTGACGCCTCAACAAGGCACACGCAAATTAGGACACAACACTCATGTTGGTTATTTTTCACAAAATCGCGTTGAAATGTTGAATCCTAAAAAAACGGTTTTGGAAGAAGTGATGAGCATTCCTCATCCTGTGCCCGAAGTTCAAGCTCGCACGGTGCTCGGGTCTTTTCTCTTTTCCGGTGATGATGTTTATAAAAAAACTAGCGTGTTATCGGGTGGAGAAAAATCGCGTCTTGCTTTGGTGAAACTTTTGTTGAATCCACCCAATCTTTTATTGATGGATGAACCGACCACCCATTTAGATATGTCGAGTATTGATGCTTTAATCGACGCTCTTCATCAGTTTCAAGGCACGCTACTCTTTATCAGCCACGATGTTCATTTTATTCGCTCCATCGCTAAAACTGTCCTTCATATCAGCGCGGGCGTGCCCACTTTTTACACGGGTAATTACGATTATTTTTTAGAAAAAACCAACGCTATTTCAGAGCGTCATGCCCTAGTCGCAGGCGAAAGATTGAGTGATGAACGTCCTTCTGAAGCGCTTGAAGAAACCAGACCCAAAACCTCTATTTTCAAAACCAAAGAACAAAAGCGTCAAGAAGCCCAAGAACGACAAGCTCGCGCTACCAAAAAGAAAAAAGCGCAAGCCGATTTTACGCGCTTAGAACAAGAAATCGCCCAGCACGAAATTCGGCAAAAAGAAATCACCGCCCTTTTAGAGAAATCTGAAACTTACGCCGATAAAAACGAGTTCATGAAACTCAATCGTGAACTGGTTGCGATAACCGAAAAATTAGAAACACTTCATCAGCAGTGGAATGAAGCGGTTGCTTTTAACGCGCAGTTTGAACCTTGA
- the fabD gene encoding ACP S-malonyltransferase — MSQKIALLFSGQGAQKVGMGADLMDQPICREIFEEANRILGYELTEVCFQGPETKLTETRYCQPALYVHGLACWAALRSKVEITPSFAAGLSLGEFTAHAAAGSFSFSEGLKLVSIRGAAMQKACEQSAGGMVSLIGATSEQAQEMAKKSDVDVANYNCPGQIVLSGLSSNLEVVPALAKEMGIKRALPLKVAGAYHSRLMKPAREELAQALAGVSWEELQFPVVANYTAQSVSDSQAIASLLLEQVTGSVRWEESIRYLKAQGVSHFIELGPGEVIAGLLKRIDPELQITSISDAVSLEKGIVWVKENVEKLEKV; from the coding sequence ATGAGTCAAAAAATTGCTTTGCTGTTTTCTGGACAGGGCGCGCAAAAGGTGGGCATGGGCGCGGACTTGATGGATCAACCGATTTGTCGCGAGATTTTTGAAGAGGCGAATCGAATTTTGGGTTATGAATTGACTGAAGTTTGTTTCCAAGGACCAGAAACTAAACTCACCGAAACGCGTTATTGTCAGCCCGCACTATATGTTCATGGCTTGGCTTGTTGGGCGGCGCTTCGGTCGAAAGTCGAGATAACTCCAAGTTTTGCTGCGGGATTATCTTTGGGTGAATTTACTGCGCATGCGGCTGCGGGCAGTTTTAGTTTTTCGGAAGGGTTGAAATTAGTTTCTATTCGCGGTGCGGCGATGCAAAAAGCGTGTGAACAAAGTGCAGGAGGCATGGTTTCTTTAATTGGAGCGACTTCGGAACAAGCTCAGGAGATGGCTAAAAAATCGGATGTGGATGTTGCGAATTATAATTGTCCCGGCCAAATTGTTTTATCTGGATTAAGTTCGAATTTGGAAGTTGTTCCAGCTTTAGCCAAGGAAATGGGGATTAAACGAGCATTACCCTTAAAAGTAGCGGGCGCTTACCACTCTCGTTTGATGAAACCGGCTCGTGAAGAATTAGCCCAAGCTTTGGCGGGTGTGTCTTGGGAAGAGCTACAGTTTCCTGTGGTAGCGAACTACACCGCACAATCGGTTTCCGATTCTCAAGCGATTGCCTCGTTGCTCTTAGAACAAGTGACAGGAAGCGTGCGTTGGGAGGAAAGCATTCGCTATTTGAAAGCACAAGGGGTGTCTCATTTTATTGAATTGGGGCCTGGTGAGGTCATAGCAGGATTGTTAAAGCGCATTGATCCCGAGCTTCAAATCACTAGCATTTCGGATGCCGTGTCGCTTGAAAAAGGAATCGTTTGGGTAAAAGAAAATGTAGAAAAATTGGAAAAAGTTTAG
- the fabF gene encoding beta-ketoacyl-ACP synthase II — MSGRRVVVTGLGAVTPLGNTVPEFWSALAQGKSGIDKIQAFDVSAYDCQIAGEIKGFNPVTAFKNPKEVKRTDRYTQVAMAAAKEAVQEAGLLSGNLNLDRIGVLVGSGIGGLGTLEAQHTVLMQKGPGRLSPFLIPMLISNIASGLISMEYGFRGPNFAVVTACATSGQSVGEAWRVIRDDDADVIVAGGSESTICPMAVGGFGAMRALSTRNDEPQRASRPFDKARDGFVMAEGAGVMVLEELEHAKRRGAKIYGEIIGYGQSADAHHMTAPSPEGAGAALAMQNALKRAQINPEAVDYINAHGTSTPQGDVCETMAVKKVFGAHAKKVMVSSTKSMTGHLLGAAGAVELAICVKAIETGIIPPTINLDDPDPECDLDYVPHKAREAKIDVAMSNSFGFGGHNCSLIVKRYA; from the coding sequence ATGAGCGGAAGACGTGTTGTTGTGACGGGACTTGGTGCGGTAACGCCTTTGGGCAATACCGTGCCTGAGTTTTGGTCTGCATTAGCTCAAGGTAAAAGTGGGATTGATAAAATCCAGGCTTTTGATGTTTCTGCTTATGATTGTCAAATCGCTGGTGAGATAAAAGGATTTAATCCTGTTACTGCTTTTAAAAATCCTAAAGAGGTCAAGCGCACCGATCGCTACACGCAAGTGGCGATGGCCGCGGCCAAAGAAGCGGTGCAAGAAGCAGGTTTGCTAAGCGGCAATTTAAATTTGGATCGCATCGGTGTTTTGGTAGGCTCTGGTATTGGTGGCTTAGGAACTTTAGAGGCTCAGCATACCGTGCTTATGCAAAAGGGGCCTGGCCGATTATCGCCTTTTTTGATACCGATGCTTATTAGTAACATCGCTTCCGGATTGATCTCCATGGAATACGGATTTCGCGGTCCTAATTTTGCCGTTGTCACGGCCTGCGCAACTTCGGGTCAGTCAGTCGGTGAAGCATGGCGTGTGATTCGAGATGATGATGCGGATGTGATTGTAGCAGGTGGCAGCGAATCCACCATTTGTCCCATGGCGGTAGGCGGATTTGGTGCGATGCGCGCATTAAGCACTCGCAATGATGAGCCGCAACGAGCTTCGCGACCTTTTGATAAAGCGCGCGATGGTTTTGTCATGGCTGAGGGAGCAGGGGTAATGGTTTTAGAAGAGTTAGAACATGCCAAACGGCGTGGAGCAAAAATTTATGGTGAAATTATTGGTTATGGGCAAAGCGCTGATGCCCACCATATGACAGCTCCTTCGCCAGAAGGTGCGGGCGCGGCGTTAGCCATGCAAAATGCTTTGAAACGCGCTCAGATTAATCCCGAAGCAGTGGATTATATTAATGCTCATGGCACATCGACGCCGCAAGGCGATGTTTGTGAAACCATGGCAGTCAAAAAAGTATTTGGCGCCCATGCAAAAAAAGTGATGGTGTCTTCTACTAAATCGATGACAGGTCATCTTTTGGGTGCTGCAGGAGCAGTAGAGTTAGCGATTTGCGTTAAAGCGATTGAAACAGGAATCATTCCTCCTACAATTAATTTGGATGATCCCGATCCTGAATGCGATTTGGATTATGTGCCACACAAAGCTAGAGAGGCTAAAATCGATGTGGCGATGAGCAATTCGTTTGGATTTGGCGGTCATAATTGTTCGTTGATTGTTAAACGTTACGCTTAA
- a CDS encoding acyl carrier protein, giving the protein MADKTLEERVKEIIVEQLGVNAEQVVPEAKFIEDLGADSLDTVELVMAFEEEFGVEVPDEDAEKLQTVGNVVDYLRDKAEK; this is encoded by the coding sequence ATGGCAGATAAGACACTCGAAGAAAGAGTTAAAGAAATTATTGTAGAACAGCTTGGCGTGAATGCTGAGCAGGTCGTTCCCGAAGCGAAGTTCATTGAGGATTTGGGCGCGGATTCTTTGGACACTGTTGAATTAGTAATGGCGTTCGAAGAAGAGTTTGGCGTGGAAGTTCCCGATGAAGACGCTGAAAAATTGCAAACCGTAGGTAATGTGGTTGATTATTTGCGAGATAAAGCTGAAAAATAA
- a CDS encoding prohibitin family protein — protein sequence MEYTQNQNSSAKFIIITIFSIIVLLAALGFLLGCWAIIPPGHRGVSVILGKVNPSALPEGFTFKRPFVETIIKVPIQQLTVSGTTSCFSSDLQTVNIAYSVLYRLPESKVVELYQQFAGDPYHTLVEPRLQEAIKQVTAQFRAEDVVKNREKIKQTALIKLQQELAGLVDVRDVPITNIDLTDELERAIELKQVTEQQALAKVYELQKAQRDAEITIVNAKAEAEAVRIKGEALANSPRVVDLEIAKRWNGQSPQSVVVSQGGANVLLPLR from the coding sequence ATGGAATACACTCAAAATCAAAATAGCAGTGCTAAATTTATTATAATTACTATTTTTTCAATTATTGTATTGCTAGCGGCTCTTGGCTTTTTATTAGGTTGTTGGGCAATTATTCCTCCAGGCCATCGCGGGGTTTCGGTTATTTTAGGTAAAGTGAATCCTAGCGCTCTACCTGAGGGATTTACTTTTAAACGACCGTTTGTTGAAACGATTATCAAGGTGCCCATTCAACAACTTACTGTGAGCGGAACAACAAGCTGTTTTTCTTCCGATTTGCAAACGGTTAACATTGCTTACTCAGTTCTTTATCGCTTGCCTGAAAGTAAAGTCGTAGAACTCTACCAACAATTCGCGGGCGATCCTTATCACACACTGGTGGAACCTCGGTTGCAAGAAGCCATCAAACAAGTCACGGCACAATTTCGCGCAGAAGATGTCGTAAAAAATCGTGAAAAAATAAAGCAAACCGCCTTAATCAAATTACAACAAGAATTGGCCGGATTGGTCGACGTGAGAGATGTTCCCATTACTAACATTGATCTTACTGATGAATTAGAACGTGCCATCGAATTAAAACAAGTCACCGAACAACAAGCGCTCGCCAAAGTTTACGAACTTCAAAAAGCGCAACGTGATGCTGAAATTACCATTGTTAACGCCAAAGCTGAGGCCGAAGCCGTTCGTATCAAAGGCGAAGCATTAGCAAATAGCCCTCGCGTTGTTGATCTAGAAATTGCCAAACGCTGGAACGGCCAGTCGCCTCAAAGCGTTGTGGTTTCTCAAGGTGGCGCCAATGTATTACTACCCTTGAGATAA
- a CDS encoding YajQ family cyclic di-GMP-binding protein: MPSFDIVSEVDAQEVDNALNQARKEIATRFDFKNSLCEILTEKEKIKLRADNATLMRSLQEIVINKLARRNVPLQNIDRGEVQISSTGHAAMELTVKRGIEHEKAKEINQAIRDSKLKVTTQQQEKKIRVTGKSRDELQSVIALVRSKDFGVALSFENFRN, encoded by the coding sequence ATGCCCTCCTTTGATATTGTTTCAGAAGTCGATGCTCAAGAAGTGGACAATGCTTTAAATCAAGCGCGTAAGGAAATTGCAACCCGATTTGATTTTAAAAATTCCTTATGTGAAATTCTTACAGAGAAAGAAAAAATTAAATTACGCGCCGATAACGCGACGTTGATGCGAAGCTTACAAGAAATTGTGATTAATAAATTAGCACGTCGCAATGTTCCCTTGCAAAATATTGATCGTGGCGAAGTGCAAATCTCTTCTACGGGTCATGCGGCTATGGAATTGACCGTGAAACGCGGCATTGAACATGAAAAAGCTAAAGAAATTAATCAAGCTATTCGCGACTCCAAATTAAAAGTGACGACTCAACAGCAAGAAAAGAAGATTCGTGTGACAGGAAAATCGCGTGATGAATTACAATCCGTGATTGCTTTGGTGCGATCCAAAGATTTTGGTGTGGCGTTATCGTTTGAAAATTTCAGGAATTAG
- a CDS encoding copper-translocating P-type ATPase, with amino-acid sequence MHSHSSEHSCCHSHGEKPKFQPTSGRQIWTCPMHTEIRQAHPGSCPICGMALEPVSASVETEEKNHELQTMQKRFGMAGLLTLPVLLLTMGEKLPFIRNLNPTLSIWIQFLLSTPVVLWAGWPFFVRAWQSLLHRRLNMFTLITLGVGAAYLYSIIALFFPNLFPPSFKHHGILSVYFEAAAVITVLVLLGQVLELKARAGTSAAIRALLNLAPKTARRIRNGQEEEEVPLDKIVKGDLLRIKPGDKIPVDGVVEEGKSAVDESMITGEPIPVAKETESRVTGGTVNGTGSFVMRAERVGEETLLAQIVEMVAKAQRSRAPIQRLADIVSSWFVPAVVVVALITFLVWFNWGPEPRFVYGLINAVAVLIIACPCALGLATPMSIMVGVGRGAQMGILIKNAEALETLEKVKVLVVDKTGTLTEGKPRVTKVHSIPSINENEFLKWTASVESRSEHPLAAAIVREAKERNLELTTVEQFESITGGGVTGTVLGKKILIGQVSFLKQQNITLPSDFESETDQLRQQGNTVIFVAADSKVTGFIALSDPLKKTTAEAIAVLHKQKLKIVMLTGDNPKTAKHIADQLGIDEVMAEVSPKDKNEKILTLKVKGNRVAMAGDGVNDAPALAAADVGIAMGSGTDVAIESAGITLVKGDLRGIAQSIALSRATMHNIRQNLIFAFLYNALGIPLAAGVLYPNFGLLLNPMFASAAMALSSVSVIANSLRLKRFDAC; translated from the coding sequence ATGCACTCCCATTCTTCAGAACATAGCTGTTGTCATTCCCATGGAGAAAAACCAAAGTTTCAACCAACTTCTGGGCGACAAATCTGGACTTGCCCCATGCATACTGAAATTCGGCAAGCACACCCAGGTTCTTGCCCAATATGCGGAATGGCTTTAGAACCGGTTTCCGCTTCGGTCGAAACCGAGGAAAAAAATCATGAACTGCAAACTATGCAAAAAAGATTTGGGATGGCTGGGCTACTTACTTTACCTGTTCTTCTATTGACAATGGGAGAAAAATTGCCCTTCATTCGAAATCTTAATCCGACTCTTTCAATTTGGATTCAATTTCTTCTAAGCACACCCGTTGTTTTATGGGCGGGCTGGCCTTTTTTTGTTCGCGCCTGGCAGTCCCTCCTTCATCGCCGCTTAAATATGTTTACTCTAATCACGTTAGGCGTCGGAGCGGCTTATCTTTATAGTATAATAGCACTTTTTTTCCCAAATTTATTTCCGCCGTCTTTTAAACATCACGGAATATTAAGTGTTTATTTTGAAGCTGCGGCTGTCATTACAGTTTTAGTATTACTAGGCCAAGTGCTAGAATTAAAAGCTCGTGCTGGAACCAGTGCAGCCATCAGAGCGCTGCTTAATTTAGCGCCCAAAACTGCGCGACGAATTCGAAATGGGCAAGAAGAAGAAGAAGTTCCTTTGGATAAAATCGTCAAAGGCGATCTGTTGCGAATCAAGCCAGGCGATAAAATTCCGGTTGATGGAGTCGTTGAAGAAGGAAAAAGTGCAGTCGATGAATCCATGATTACGGGCGAGCCTATTCCTGTGGCAAAAGAAACGGAAAGTCGTGTAACAGGTGGAACAGTAAATGGCACGGGGAGTTTTGTCATGCGCGCAGAACGCGTAGGTGAAGAAACGCTATTAGCCCAAATTGTGGAGATGGTAGCTAAAGCACAACGCAGTCGTGCGCCTATTCAACGTTTAGCCGATATTGTTTCAAGTTGGTTTGTGCCTGCGGTGGTTGTCGTGGCTTTGATCACTTTTTTAGTTTGGTTCAATTGGGGACCTGAACCACGTTTTGTCTATGGGCTAATCAATGCAGTTGCCGTGCTTATTATTGCTTGCCCCTGCGCTTTGGGTTTGGCCACCCCGATGTCAATTATGGTGGGAGTCGGTCGAGGCGCCCAAATGGGAATTTTGATTAAAAATGCCGAAGCTTTAGAAACACTTGAAAAAGTCAAAGTGCTAGTTGTAGATAAAACAGGAACCCTGACAGAAGGAAAACCCAGAGTGACAAAAGTCCATTCAATTCCGAGCATTAATGAAAATGAATTTTTAAAATGGACAGCTTCTGTAGAATCTCGAAGCGAACACCCTCTGGCTGCAGCAATAGTTCGAGAAGCCAAAGAACGAAATTTAGAACTTACAACGGTAGAACAATTTGAATCCATTACCGGAGGAGGTGTGACTGGAACAGTTTTAGGAAAAAAAATATTAATTGGTCAGGTTTCGTTTCTGAAACAGCAAAATATTACACTCCCTTCCGATTTCGAATCAGAAACCGATCAATTACGTCAACAAGGAAACACAGTTATTTTTGTGGCCGCCGACAGCAAAGTGACAGGATTTATTGCGCTTTCCGATCCTCTGAAGAAAACAACCGCAGAAGCAATCGCAGTATTGCATAAACAAAAATTAAAAATCGTGATGCTCACCGGTGATAATCCTAAAACAGCCAAGCATATTGCAGATCAGCTTGGCATTGATGAAGTGATGGCGGAGGTGAGCCCTAAAGACAAAAACGAAAAAATATTAACTTTAAAAGTGAAAGGAAATCGGGTCGCGATGGCCGGCGATGGCGTGAATGATGCCCCAGCACTCGCCGCAGCCGATGTCGGAATTGCCATGGGCAGTGGAACTGACGTGGCTATTGAAAGCGCGGGAATTACTTTGGTAAAAGGTGATTTAAGAGGAATTGCCCAATCCATTGCGCTTAGTCGAGCCACCATGCACAATATCCGACAAAATCTAATCTTTGCTTTTCTTTATAATGCTCTTGGTATTCCACTCGCAGCAGGCGTGCTTTATCCAAATTTTGGATTATTGCTTAACCCTATGTTTGCCAGCGCTGCCATGGCGCTCAGTAGCGTGTCGGTTATTGCCAACAGTTTGCGTTTAAAGCGATTTGATGCATGTTGA
- a CDS encoding DUF420 domain-containing protein, whose product MENVKPVPTYGRWVILLTLIINGAVAYLFFTEGYQGKIGFDLRILPKINAILNSFTTVFLLAALFAILKKQVRLHFYFIISAFITTALFLITYLVYHFLAETTRYGGTGIMAALYYFILITHVFLAMVIVPLALVTFFRGIHNQVQKHRAIAHWTMPLWLYVSITGVIVYLMISPYY is encoded by the coding sequence ATGGAAAATGTTAAACCGGTTCCAACTTACGGACGTTGGGTAATTCTTCTCACTTTAATTATTAATGGTGCAGTAGCCTACCTCTTCTTTACTGAAGGTTATCAAGGAAAGATTGGCTTTGATCTTCGAATTCTTCCTAAAATTAATGCTATCCTTAATAGCTTCACCACCGTTTTTTTACTCGCTGCTTTATTTGCTATCCTAAAAAAACAAGTCCGACTTCACTTCTACTTTATCATCAGCGCTTTCATCACCACCGCACTTTTCCTCATCACTTATTTAGTCTACCATTTTTTAGCGGAAACCACTCGCTACGGCGGTACGGGTATCATGGCAGCCCTTTACTACTTTATTCTCATTACCCATGTCTTTCTCGCCATGGTGATTGTCCCTCTTGCTCTCGTTACCTTCTTTCGCGGCATTCACAACCAAGTTCAAAAACATCGCGCCATCGCTCACTGGACCATGCCCCTTTGGCTCTACGTCAGCATCACCGGCGTCATCGTTTATCTGATGATCTCGCCTTACTATTAA